The following are from one region of the Moritella sp. 24 genome:
- a CDS encoding slipin family protein — MQAILNSGMLFTGAIIFLLLLLVISMFRILREYERGVIFFLGRFEKVKGPGLIIVIPIVQQMVRVDLRTVVMDVPSQDVISRDNVSVRVNAVIYFRVIDSQKAIINVENFLQATSQLAQTTLRSVLGQHELDEMLANREMLNVDIQAILDSRTDGWGIKVSNVEIKHIDLNETMIRAIARQAEAERTRRAKVIHASGEMEASEKLVEAAGKLAQEPNAILLRYLQTLTEIASEKNSTILFPMPTELLANLMPGKKAKAENKTGNNTENDE, encoded by the coding sequence ATGCAAGCAATCCTCAATAGCGGTATGTTATTTACGGGAGCCATTATCTTTTTATTGCTCCTGTTAGTTATCAGCATGTTTCGGATCCTACGAGAATATGAACGTGGGGTGATATTTTTCCTTGGACGTTTTGAGAAGGTAAAAGGACCCGGTTTGATCATCGTGATACCCATAGTACAACAGATGGTGCGAGTTGATTTACGAACAGTAGTAATGGATGTACCCAGTCAGGATGTGATCAGCCGCGATAATGTCTCTGTCCGTGTTAATGCTGTCATTTATTTTCGTGTCATAGATTCACAAAAAGCCATTATCAATGTCGAAAACTTCCTACAAGCCACTTCACAGCTAGCACAAACCACATTACGTTCAGTATTAGGCCAACATGAATTAGATGAAATGTTAGCGAACAGAGAGATGCTCAATGTCGATATTCAAGCAATCTTAGATTCACGAACAGATGGTTGGGGGATCAAGGTATCCAATGTCGAAATAAAGCACATTGATTTAAACGAAACCATGATTAGGGCCATTGCCCGACAAGCTGAAGCAGAAAGAACCCGACGGGCAAAAGTCATTCATGCCTCAGGGGAGATGGAAGCCTCTGAGAAACTGGTCGAAGCAGCAGGTAAACTAGCCCAAGAACCAAATGCAATTCTACTGCGCTATTTGCAAACCTTAACCGAGATCGCCAGTGAGAAAAACTCAACGATCTTATTTCCAATGCCTACAGAATTACTCGCGAACCTAATGCCTGGTAAAAAAGCTAAAGCAGAGAATAAAACGGGGAATAACACAGAGAATGATGAGTGA
- the metC gene encoding cystathionine beta-lyase yields the protein MSSDKLATQLVSAGRDKKFSHGAVNPVVQRASSIVFDSVKAKKAATAKRAEGELFYGRRGTQTHFSLQEAMTELEGGEGCALYPCGAAAVTNAILSFVSAGDHILMTSAAYEPTQDFCNVMLAKMNVATTYYDPTLGEGIAALMQPNTSVVFLESPSSITMEVQDIPAIVKAVRTVNPDVIIMIDNTWAAGVLFKAFEHDIDISIQAGTKYIIGHSDYMLGTAVANARCWAQLREQSYLMGQMVDADTAYMASRGLRTMGIRLKQHEAASIKVANWLSTRPEVERVNHPALPSCKGHEFYKRDFNGCNGLFSFILKDKLSNEQLANYLDNFAHFSMAYSWGGYESLILTNQASELNRIRPAGDVDFTGTLVRLHIGLEDVEDLIADLEAGFARL from the coding sequence ATGAGTTCAGATAAATTAGCCACACAACTTGTCTCGGCAGGACGCGATAAAAAATTCTCACACGGTGCAGTGAACCCCGTTGTTCAGCGTGCATCATCAATTGTATTTGACTCAGTAAAAGCAAAAAAAGCAGCAACAGCTAAACGTGCTGAAGGCGAGCTATTTTATGGTCGTCGTGGTACGCAGACTCACTTCTCGTTACAAGAGGCAATGACAGAATTAGAAGGCGGAGAAGGTTGTGCGCTTTACCCTTGTGGTGCCGCAGCAGTAACCAACGCTATCTTGTCATTTGTGAGTGCGGGTGATCATATTTTAATGACCAGTGCCGCGTATGAACCAACACAAGACTTTTGCAATGTGATGTTAGCGAAGATGAACGTCGCAACTACGTATTACGACCCAACGCTAGGCGAGGGTATCGCGGCATTAATGCAGCCGAATACCAGTGTTGTATTTTTAGAATCACCAAGCTCGATCACTATGGAAGTTCAAGATATTCCCGCGATTGTAAAAGCAGTACGTACGGTGAACCCAGACGTTATTATCATGATTGATAATACGTGGGCAGCAGGTGTGTTATTTAAAGCCTTTGAACATGATATTGATATTTCGATTCAAGCGGGTACGAAATATATTATAGGTCACTCTGATTATATGTTGGGTACAGCTGTTGCTAATGCACGCTGTTGGGCACAATTACGTGAACAGTCTTATCTTATGGGCCAAATGGTTGATGCCGATACCGCGTACATGGCGAGCCGTGGTTTACGTACTATGGGTATTCGTTTAAAGCAGCATGAAGCAGCGAGTATTAAAGTGGCTAACTGGTTAAGTACACGCCCAGAAGTTGAACGTGTTAATCATCCTGCGCTACCAAGTTGTAAAGGTCATGAGTTCTATAAACGTGACTTTAATGGTTGTAATGGTTTGTTCTCGTTTATCTTAAAAGACAAACTGAGCAATGAACAGTTAGCTAACTATCTAGATAACTTTGCACATTTCAGTATGGCGTATTCATGGGGCGGCTATGAGTCATTAATTTTGACTAACCAAGCATCAGAACTAAACCGTATTCGACCTGCGGGTGATGTAGATTTCACTGGTACATTAGTGCGTTTACATATTGGTTTGGAAGATGTAGAAGACCTGATTGCTGACTTAGAAGCAGGTTTTGCTAGATTGTAA
- a CDS encoding nodulation protein NfeD yields MLPMYYWLIGMLLIYSSMLHANLTEPSNAVTSEVGIPVPVLTIKGAIGPAVSHYLTSEISRANNPTDTESSNNDHSTPPLIIITIDTPGGLVSSLRDINQAILNSNIPIACLVHPPGARAASAGTYILYACHIAAMATTTTLGAATPVSIGNPLPSGDKKPASPYQPSPNPDKNADDQPGEPDSNTKGQQSTPTKSEPHATEKTAMEKKVLNDAVAYIRSLAQLRKRNVEWAELAVTEAATLTAIEALDKNVINLLAQSPQHLMRQLDGTLVTIKQQQRLLTLTHNPLELRQPNWRSNFIGTITDPNIAYILMLIGVYGILLEFYSPGVGIAGVTGSISLFIAMYAFQLLPLDYAGLALLLLGIVLLIAESMSPSVGIFGLGGLVAFTLGSIFLFDTDLPQFQVSLQLIAALAVVSLLFFIFIFGYLWDIRKNKVVSGKEALIGTEITIATGFIGQGYVEVKGERWSAYCPQQLLAGQVVEINGIDGLTLILLPMTELEVNDASNPQ; encoded by the coding sequence ATGTTACCTATGTATTATTGGTTGATAGGTATGCTGTTGATCTACAGCAGTATGCTACATGCTAACCTAACCGAACCTTCAAATGCGGTCACCAGCGAAGTCGGTATTCCAGTCCCCGTCTTAACGATTAAAGGGGCTATAGGTCCTGCTGTCAGCCATTACCTAACCAGTGAAATTAGTCGAGCAAACAACCCTACTGATACTGAATCAAGTAATAATGACCATTCAACACCACCGTTAATCATCATTACCATCGATACTCCTGGAGGTTTAGTCTCTAGCTTACGAGATATAAATCAAGCAATCTTGAACTCAAATATTCCCATCGCCTGTCTCGTTCACCCTCCCGGCGCAAGGGCCGCAAGCGCGGGTACCTATATCCTCTATGCATGCCATATTGCGGCAATGGCAACCACCACCACATTAGGTGCTGCCACCCCAGTGAGTATCGGTAATCCATTACCTTCTGGTGACAAGAAACCCGCAAGCCCTTATCAACCATCTCCAAATCCCGATAAAAACGCTGATGATCAACCTGGAGAGCCTGATTCAAACACCAAAGGTCAACAATCAACGCCAACTAAATCTGAGCCACACGCGACCGAAAAAACAGCCATGGAAAAAAAAGTACTCAATGATGCCGTTGCCTATATCCGCTCATTAGCACAACTGCGTAAGCGTAATGTCGAATGGGCTGAATTGGCGGTGACAGAAGCTGCGACTCTCACCGCAATCGAAGCGCTGGATAAAAATGTTATTAATCTATTAGCACAGTCACCACAACATTTAATGCGGCAGCTTGATGGAACACTCGTGACAATTAAACAGCAACAACGGCTACTCACATTAACTCACAATCCACTGGAGCTACGTCAACCCAATTGGCGCAGTAACTTTATTGGAACCATCACCGACCCAAACATTGCTTATATCCTCATGTTAATTGGCGTGTATGGCATCCTACTCGAGTTTTATTCCCCAGGAGTGGGTATCGCAGGGGTGACAGGTTCAATATCTTTATTTATTGCAATGTATGCTTTTCAGCTTTTACCCCTTGATTACGCCGGTCTCGCATTATTATTACTGGGTATTGTCTTGCTCATCGCGGAATCAATGTCACCAAGTGTGGGTATTTTTGGGCTCGGTGGTCTTGTCGCTTTCACACTCGGTTCCATCTTTTTATTTGATACAGACTTACCGCAATTTCAAGTATCACTTCAATTAATTGCTGCCCTTGCCGTCGTTTCACTGCTGTTTTTTATTTTTATATTTGGCTATTTATGGGACATTCGCAAAAACAAAGTTGTCAGCGGTAAAGAAGCATTAATTGGTACTGAAATAACGATTGCTACCGGCTTTATTGGCCAGGGCTATGTTGAGGTAAAAGGTGAACGTTGGTCAGCCTACTGCCCACAACAATTACTCGCAGGACAAGTCGTAGAAATAAATGGCATTGATGGTTTAACCCTAATCCTATTGCCAATGACAGAATTGGAGGTTAACGATGCAAGCAATCCTCAATAG
- a CDS encoding methyl-accepting chemotaxis protein — translation MNNLRMQNKLVLIAIVPMIISLLVTLTIIANLQADVVTNMINNHDSLLRNERQKQISDAVKITQKIVQREITESAAIHNTQQQTLTNVRAILKHARYGDNNLGYFFIYDSKGYNIADASNENNQGKNRFSLQDKNGVFLIQELIKASQSEGGFVEYVYPKPGTDTLQPKLSYAAPIANTDWFIGTGVYIDDIAKDSAIFSQSAWQQLYTQMNLAIGSAIALVILTSLIMLWIAKRLAKPINEMLNTLNDIADGEGDLTRRLDVEGCDEIAQLGRAFNRFTSKLQHIISAVADVSHQVSNSASSLSQQTQKTTEQLTIHNNETDQVVTAVTEMNTTANDVAENVIQVSDATQVATQDSLLAQDNVSTSNTAITALVDEVEQASGHMSSLHEQSQKIDHVLQVIGAIAEQTNLLALNAAIEAARAGEQGRGFAVVADEVRSLASRTQDSTLEIKVMLDGLHQFVAQAVSAMKTSQATSVHVMQSSTEISGSLSAVTDAVDAINDMTNHIATAATEQSSVTDEINRNMVNIRDVVAQLLASSHETTLVSTDLSTAGEQLEHLLRQFKLA, via the coding sequence ATGAATAACTTAAGAATGCAGAATAAATTAGTACTTATTGCCATAGTTCCCATGATTATTTCGCTATTAGTTACATTAACCATTATCGCTAATTTACAGGCTGACGTGGTTACAAACATGATCAATAACCATGATTCACTTCTACGAAACGAACGTCAGAAACAAATCAGTGATGCGGTTAAAATCACCCAAAAAATAGTGCAGCGAGAAATCACAGAGTCAGCCGCGATCCACAACACTCAACAGCAAACACTAACAAATGTTCGCGCTATTCTAAAGCACGCTCGTTATGGTGATAACAACCTTGGTTACTTCTTCATTTACGACAGTAAGGGCTATAACATTGCCGATGCAAGTAACGAAAATAATCAGGGGAAAAACAGATTCAGCCTACAAGACAAAAACGGTGTATTCCTTATTCAAGAACTCATCAAAGCAAGCCAATCAGAAGGTGGATTTGTAGAATATGTGTACCCTAAACCCGGTACTGATACCTTACAACCCAAATTAAGTTATGCCGCGCCAATCGCTAATACTGACTGGTTTATCGGTACAGGCGTCTACATTGATGATATAGCCAAAGATTCTGCCATATTTAGCCAATCCGCATGGCAGCAGCTTTATACTCAAATGAATTTAGCGATAGGTAGCGCTATTGCACTCGTGATACTTACCAGCCTCATTATGCTTTGGATTGCGAAACGCTTAGCAAAACCAATTAATGAAATGCTCAATACACTCAATGATATTGCTGACGGTGAAGGTGATTTAACACGTCGATTAGATGTCGAAGGCTGCGACGAAATAGCCCAACTTGGCCGTGCATTCAATCGCTTTACCTCTAAATTACAGCATATTATCAGCGCAGTCGCCGATGTTAGCCACCAAGTATCAAATTCAGCAAGTAGCCTTAGTCAACAAACTCAAAAAACCACCGAACAATTAACAATTCACAATAATGAAACAGATCAAGTGGTTACCGCTGTAACCGAAATGAATACAACTGCCAATGACGTTGCCGAGAACGTAATACAAGTCTCAGATGCAACACAGGTCGCGACGCAGGACTCTTTATTAGCACAAGATAATGTCAGTACATCGAATACAGCCATTACCGCATTGGTAGATGAAGTTGAACAAGCGAGCGGTCACATGAGCTCCTTACATGAACAGTCACAGAAGATTGACCACGTCTTGCAAGTAATTGGTGCTATTGCCGAGCAAACCAATCTACTTGCCCTTAATGCCGCAATTGAAGCCGCCAGAGCCGGTGAACAAGGCCGTGGATTTGCCGTGGTCGCAGATGAAGTACGTAGTTTAGCAAGCCGAACTCAAGACAGTACATTGGAAATTAAGGTCATGCTTGATGGTCTGCATCAATTTGTAGCCCAAGCTGTGAGCGCCATGAAAACCAGCCAAGCAACCAGCGTCCATGTCATGCAGTCATCAACTGAAATCAGCGGCAGTTTATCCGCGGTGACAGATGCTGTTGACGCAATTAATGATATGACAAACCATATTGCCACTGCGGCAACAGAGCAAAGCTCAGTAACCGATGAGATAAACCGTAACATGGTGAATATTAGAGATGTTGTAGCCCAATTACTGGCATCGAGTCATGAAACAACATTAGTTTCAACGGACTTATCTACAGCAGGTGAACAATTAGAGCACTTGTTACGTCAATTCAAGCTAGCATAA
- a CDS encoding sodium:alanine symporter family protein produces the protein MEALTDFISAVNGVVWGVPMLVMILGVGLFLSLGLKLMPILKLGTGFKLLWAGRTTSDRDKSEGEISPFNALMTSLSATIGTGNIAGVATAIFLGGPGALFWMWCTALVGMATKYAEAVCAVKYREVDDNGNYVGGPMYYIKNGLGSKWAWLGTAFAIFGSIAGFGIGNTVQSNSVADALSTSFGVSPMVSGLVMMVLVGLVLMGGVKRIADVAGKLVPLMAIFYIGAGFVVLAINASEIPAAFGLIIESAFTPVAAQGGFAGAAVWAAIRFGVARGVFSNEAGLGSAPIAHAAAQTNDPVKQGLIAMLGTFIDTLIVCTITGLAIVVSGAWTSGETGAALTSAAFASALPGVGNYIVAVALSVFAFTTILGWSFYSEKCVQYLFGVKAIVPFRILWIVAVPIGATSSLSFVWLLADTLNAMMALPNLIALALLSPVVFKLTKEYFAKQDKAVKE, from the coding sequence ATGGAAGCTTTAACAGATTTTATTTCTGCGGTAAATGGTGTGGTATGGGGTGTACCTATGCTAGTCATGATCCTTGGGGTGGGCTTATTCCTGTCTTTAGGGTTGAAATTAATGCCAATTTTAAAATTGGGAACCGGATTTAAGTTACTTTGGGCTGGGCGAACAACAAGTGATCGCGATAAAAGTGAAGGTGAAATATCCCCGTTTAATGCGTTAATGACATCACTTTCTGCGACCATAGGTACAGGTAATATTGCTGGTGTTGCGACGGCTATCTTTTTAGGTGGTCCGGGGGCATTATTTTGGATGTGGTGTACTGCGCTAGTGGGTATGGCAACGAAATATGCTGAAGCGGTTTGTGCCGTTAAATACCGTGAAGTTGATGATAATGGTAATTATGTTGGTGGTCCAATGTATTACATCAAAAACGGTTTAGGCAGTAAGTGGGCTTGGCTCGGTACTGCGTTTGCTATTTTTGGTTCAATTGCTGGTTTTGGTATTGGTAATACAGTGCAATCAAACTCGGTTGCCGATGCCTTATCTACGAGCTTTGGTGTATCGCCAATGGTATCTGGCTTAGTCATGATGGTATTGGTTGGTTTGGTATTAATGGGTGGCGTTAAACGTATTGCTGATGTAGCTGGTAAATTGGTACCGCTAATGGCTATCTTTTATATCGGTGCTGGTTTTGTTGTTCTCGCGATCAATGCGAGTGAAATACCTGCTGCGTTTGGATTAATTATCGAAAGTGCATTTACGCCAGTTGCTGCGCAAGGTGGTTTCGCTGGTGCTGCTGTTTGGGCTGCAATCCGTTTCGGTGTCGCACGTGGTGTATTCTCTAATGAAGCTGGTTTAGGTAGTGCACCAATTGCACATGCTGCAGCGCAAACTAACGATCCGGTTAAACAAGGCCTTATTGCAATGCTAGGCACGTTTATTGATACGTTAATCGTTTGTACTATTACAGGCTTAGCGATTGTTGTATCTGGTGCATGGACATCGGGTGAAACAGGGGCTGCATTAACATCAGCGGCCTTTGCAAGTGCGTTACCGGGCGTGGGTAATTACATTGTTGCTGTTGCACTGTCGGTATTTGCGTTCACCACTATTTTAGGCTGGAGTTTCTACAGTGAAAAATGTGTGCAGTATCTATTTGGTGTGAAAGCGATTGTCCCATTCCGTATTTTATGGATTGTTGCGGTGCCAATTGGGGCGACAAGTTCACTGAGTTTTGTCTGGTTACTTGCAGATACATTAAATGCAATGATGGCTTTGCCTAACTTGATCGCTCTTGCGTTACTTAGTCCTGTGGTGTTTAAGCTAACGAAAGAATACTTTGCTAAGCAAGATAAAGCAGTGAAAGAATAA
- a CDS encoding M14 family zinc carboxypeptidase, with protein sequence MKRQYVSYQDAIDFLTQAMADHPDLIRLESIGNTCEGRPIMMVTLSENIANADTKPALLYTGTIHAREWIGIELAINFVRYIIDNYPNNPKVLQALKRNTLYMVPCLNPDGFEYSRLHYSFWRKNRRDNGDGTFGVDLNRNFDVNFRKTNNTSSNIYGGTHAFSEPETQAIKNFVDNKPNITIALDYHSQGNVFFPAHKFNHEAELEGTDLNVLCANMAQEIYRISGRRYGIHRGKPPANLINGSGREYYFNRNILSSVVEVGTRNIPDYLTNMVQDVEENIPALLYALGETINYSVNAPARPQQFTTTDINSHQCDLIWADSKDEPNCYFEIYRSEKPKDYCTEHNLIAITANKTYVDKQLKANQRYFYNIRKVNRDSNIKSPFAPELKLKTKLNRDEFSNTLFPQSNNIGYVSSLNQTKNKEHFGHNSLFIGVNKTQGVCYGVIDFDLLRLPPDAIIRKATFYLYPMNRVGTKIEDYGEWSISILNPEDITDITNFAEIDQATPVETLGYAIGSDQQTQGIWRHWYFNDVERQALQSQLTNGRLLLRIQGPKTLPLANDSQMMQFDIGYGRFGGGIHYRPNIEIEYTLAAENTTISAGRTCTSSKDGVEYDCLRSGFDSNGDTIFGQVNFDLSALTDNGESDIVITQAYVELCAEVHQAMREPMRFIVEVSESDSEVYDDIKKRQRIAYLGYDVSSEELKVNPKHLFMFDSAAKQQLEQLHTDKADLTLTIKATSASRKPNATVDWSANKYPPKLVVEYIKRRKQALPAPTQFNAKLEKGIVRLEWEKPDDADLMGCFVVRNCFHPPRSPFDGVKLYAGKDNYTYDRFGNPNIAKYYSVFSYDSVPNYSQAISLSYSSDEIIPIQLDDFEAQDELEQKYHDGELN encoded by the coding sequence ATTTTGTGCGTTACATTATTGATAACTATCCCAATAATCCAAAAGTTCTACAGGCACTAAAACGTAATACGCTCTACATGGTGCCCTGTTTAAATCCCGATGGTTTTGAATACTCAAGACTGCATTATTCTTTTTGGCGTAAAAACCGAAGAGATAATGGCGACGGTACATTTGGCGTGGATCTTAATCGTAATTTTGACGTTAACTTCCGTAAAACAAATAATACGAGTTCAAATATTTACGGTGGCACACACGCATTTTCAGAACCTGAAACACAAGCCATTAAAAATTTCGTCGATAATAAACCAAATATTACCATCGCGTTAGATTACCATTCTCAGGGGAATGTATTTTTTCCTGCACATAAATTTAATCACGAAGCTGAACTAGAAGGGACTGACCTGAATGTGCTTTGCGCCAATATGGCACAAGAAATCTATCGTATTTCAGGTCGTCGATATGGGATCCATCGTGGTAAGCCACCAGCGAACTTGATTAATGGCAGTGGACGAGAATATTATTTTAACCGAAATATACTCTCATCTGTCGTTGAAGTCGGCACGCGTAATATTCCAGATTACCTCACCAACATGGTTCAAGATGTAGAAGAAAATATACCTGCATTATTGTATGCCTTAGGTGAAACCATTAATTACTCCGTCAACGCACCTGCGCGACCACAGCAATTCACCACAACAGATATAAACAGTCATCAATGTGACTTAATTTGGGCCGATAGCAAAGACGAGCCAAATTGCTATTTTGAGATATATCGCAGTGAAAAGCCGAAAGATTATTGTACCGAGCATAATCTTATTGCTATCACCGCAAATAAAACCTATGTCGACAAGCAGCTAAAAGCCAACCAGCGCTATTTCTACAATATCCGTAAGGTGAATCGAGATTCGAATATAAAGTCTCCTTTCGCGCCAGAGTTGAAATTAAAAACCAAGCTGAATCGAGATGAGTTTTCCAATACCTTATTTCCACAAAGCAATAATATTGGTTATGTTAGCTCACTGAATCAGACTAAAAATAAAGAACATTTTGGCCATAATTCATTGTTTATCGGCGTAAACAAAACCCAAGGTGTCTGTTATGGCGTCATTGATTTTGATTTATTGCGTCTGCCACCTGATGCCATTATCCGTAAGGCGACATTTTATCTTTATCCAATGAATCGCGTCGGCACCAAAATTGAAGATTATGGTGAATGGTCTATCTCAATTTTAAACCCTGAAGATATTACTGATATCACTAATTTTGCTGAAATAGATCAAGCAACACCCGTTGAAACACTGGGTTATGCCATTGGTTCGGATCAACAAACACAAGGGATCTGGCGTCATTGGTACTTTAATGATGTAGAGCGCCAAGCATTACAGAGTCAACTTACAAATGGTCGCCTATTACTGCGTATTCAAGGACCTAAAACATTACCACTAGCCAACGATTCACAGATGATGCAATTTGATATTGGTTATGGGCGCTTCGGTGGGGGTATTCATTACCGTCCTAATATTGAAATTGAATACACCCTTGCAGCTGAAAATACAACGATCTCAGCAGGTAGAACCTGTACTTCAAGTAAAGACGGTGTTGAATATGATTGTTTACGCAGCGGATTCGACAGTAATGGCGACACTATTTTTGGTCAGGTTAATTTTGATTTAAGCGCGCTAACCGATAATGGCGAGAGCGATATTGTCATCACCCAAGCCTATGTAGAGTTGTGTGCAGAGGTGCATCAAGCCATGCGAGAACCTATGCGCTTTATTGTTGAGGTTTCAGAGTCTGATAGTGAAGTCTATGACGACATCAAAAAACGTCAACGAATCGCGTACCTTGGTTATGATGTCAGTAGTGAAGAGTTAAAGGTAAACCCTAAGCATTTGTTTATGTTTGATTCCGCAGCGAAGCAACAGCTAGAACAGCTACACACCGACAAGGCTGACCTGACCCTCACAATTAAAGCTACGTCAGCATCCAGAAAACCGAATGCAACGGTCGATTGGTCTGCGAATAAGTACCCGCCTAAACTTGTTGTTGAATACATCAAGCGACGTAAACAGGCCCTACCCGCACCGACTCAATTCAATGCCAAGCTTGAAAAAGGCATTGTCAGGTTAGAATGGGAGAAGCCAGATGATGCTGACTTGATGGGCTGCTTCGTGGTACGTAACTGTTTCCATCCACCTCGTTCTCCATTCGATGGTGTAAAGCTGTACGCGGGTAAAGATAATTATACCTATGATCGATTTGGCAACCCGAATATCGCCAAATACTACTCGGTATTTAGTTATGATAGCGTGCCTAACTATTCACAAGCCATTAGCCTGAGCTATAGTTCTGATGAAATCATTCCAATTCAGCTTGATGATTTTGAAGCCCAAGATGAGCTGGAACAAAAATACCATGATGGCGAGTTGAATTAA
- a CDS encoding DMT family transporter, with the protein MHFLIITNLVWAFSFSLIGVYLAGQVDAWFSVLFRIGLAMLVFIPFLKLGNLSRTTIAKVMAIGACQLGVMYGFYYQSFLLLSVPEVLLFTVFTPIYVTLIDDLLHSRFNPWYLGTAIIAVVGAVVIKYAGINDGFVVGFLVVQGANIAMAIGQVAYKKLSETDLKGVKHSDVFGLFYIGAFLVAFIAFMLLGSTEKMPTTTTQWSVLTYLGIIASGLGYFMWNKGACLVNAGTLAAMNNVLVPLGLLVNLVIWNRDADLVKLALGGGIILLSLIFNETVVKKKITQKALAH; encoded by the coding sequence ATGCATTTTTTAATCATTACAAATTTAGTATGGGCTTTTTCATTTAGCCTTATCGGGGTTTATTTAGCGGGTCAGGTTGATGCTTGGTTCTCAGTGTTATTCCGTATTGGTTTGGCCATGCTGGTATTCATCCCATTCTTAAAACTGGGTAACTTATCTCGTACCACCATCGCCAAAGTAATGGCCATCGGTGCATGCCAACTTGGTGTGATGTATGGTTTTTATTATCAATCATTCCTACTGCTATCCGTACCAGAAGTCTTGTTGTTCACGGTATTTACACCGATTTACGTCACCTTGATTGATGACCTACTACATTCGCGTTTTAACCCTTGGTATTTAGGCACTGCAATCATTGCAGTCGTTGGTGCTGTGGTGATTAAATATGCTGGGATTAATGATGGGTTCGTAGTGGGTTTCCTTGTTGTGCAAGGCGCAAATATTGCGATGGCAATTGGCCAGGTGGCGTACAAAAAATTATCCGAAACAGATCTAAAAGGCGTTAAACATAGTGATGTGTTTGGGCTGTTTTATATTGGTGCATTTCTTGTTGCTTTCATCGCCTTTATGTTGCTCGGTAGTACAGAGAAAATGCCAACCACAACAACACAGTGGAGTGTATTAACCTACCTTGGCATTATCGCATCAGGTTTAGGTTACTTCATGTGGAATAAAGGCGCTTGTTTGGTAAATGCTGGCACATTAGCCGCAATGAATAATGTACTTGTACCATTAGGTTTATTAGTGAATCTCGTCATTTGGAACCGTGATGCTGATTTAGTTAAACTGGCGTTAGGTGGCGGTATTATCTTATTGTCACTGATATTTAACGAGACCGTGGTGAAGAAAAAAATAACGCAAAAGGCGTTAGCACACTAA
- a CDS encoding DMT family transporter encodes MYFLLPLFTVIIWSGNSIVNILSTNVIAPETISFYRWFIALITLTPFLIKPVWKKRHAIKPYLPKLAVLALLGMAINQSLAYFAAATTTVTNMTLIFSLVPLLSLMFSVPLLGLSLTKRAVFGASISLTGLAYMLSEGNIIGLLSKGLNIGDSLMLIAACSYSLYGVLLKRWRLPFNNWIALYVQMVFAVLILLPLLTYNGNVSLSSESLPLVLYAAIPTSILATWLWMQGIHHLGADKAAMFMNLLPVFTAIMATFILDEQLSSYQFIGGALVLAGVTMTQLKSKNAVKTKAAIPS; translated from the coding sequence ATGTACTTTTTACTCCCGCTATTCACCGTGATCATTTGGTCAGGTAATTCAATTGTTAATATTTTATCTACAAACGTCATCGCTCCCGAGACTATTTCTTTCTACCGTTGGTTTATTGCCTTAATCACACTTACGCCATTTTTAATCAAACCGGTATGGAAAAAACGCCACGCTATTAAACCTTATTTACCCAAACTAGCAGTATTAGCGCTATTGGGCATGGCGATTAACCAATCACTCGCCTACTTCGCAGCCGCAACCACGACCGTCACAAACATGACCTTGATTTTTTCTTTAGTGCCGTTATTAAGTTTGATGTTTAGTGTGCCATTACTGGGGCTGTCGTTAACGAAGAGAGCTGTATTTGGCGCGTCAATATCATTGACAGGGTTAGCGTATATGTTGAGTGAGGGTAATATCATTGGCTTATTATCAAAAGGGCTTAATATCGGTGATTCGTTAATGCTCATCGCAGCCTGTAGTTATTCTCTGTACGGAGTATTACTGAAACGCTGGCGCTTGCCTTTTAATAACTGGATAGCGTTATATGTGCAGATGGTATTTGCCGTGCTAATTTTACTTCCTTTACTGACTTACAACGGTAACGTCAGCCTAAGCAGCGAATCACTACCTTTGGTCTTATATGCTGCTATCCCAACGTCGATTTTAGCAACATGGTTATGGATGCAGGGTATCCATCATCTCGGCGCAGATAAAGCCGCGATGTTCATGAATTTATTACCGGTATTTACCGCAATAATGGCAACCTTTATTCTTGATGAACAATTATCAAGTTATCAGTTTATTGGTGGTGCATTAGTATTGGCGGGTGTGACGATGACGCAGTTGAAATCTAAAAATGCAGTGAAAACAAAAGCGGCTATTCCATCTTAA